In Bombyx mori chromosome 15, ASM3026992v2, the sequence ACAAACAAAGAATCGAGTACTAAATTGCTTTGCTTGAATGATTTGTGTGTCTATTCGATTTCACTTCTCTCATATTTCTGTCTATATTAATGTCTCCTATAAATGATTAGGGGCAGATTTTCGATCTTTACCTCCTGATCATTTTTAGTACTGTAGCcgattttgtatttaataatcgGATAAAAGTATAAACATTACACAGGCCAACAACACTATGACCctattattttatgattatcCAATATTTGGTTTCGACGACTATTCATCGTCAGAACGAGATCTTGTGTTATTGATGTCATGTGAGTCGTCCTCTCTCCTTTATAAATCTCGGAAACCGTCTCGGCCAAGTGATTGGCCTACACAATAGTCGTAGCCGCTAGTTTCCTCTTTAAAAGATAATAGCAATCAAACATTAGATTAAGATCATAACTTGTTCActtttttatgataattttacATGAAAGCATTCACAGCTcaatatttttaagattttcttATATGTTTAGAGCAGAATTTATGTTTCGAAACAACACATAAATATGCtttgtttttcaattttgtAATTACTCCGATCAATAAACTATAGTAAATTTAAAGCAGATTTTTTATTGAACTAAAACACGTTTccaattaagaatttatttacAGTACATATAGTCTAAAAACTACTTTAGATGAACACCTAATAGCTACATGAAAGAAAGAACTACACGTGTTATCACGACAAAGTTATTTTTAACAAACagacttatttaatttaaaacactttcactcgctattacatattattttcatacAATACTACGACACATTCAAAAATATGTACACGGTTAATTAAGATTTTTGATAGGATCCAAGTTTTATCTTTAATCTCGTACTGATCACGAtcgtataattaaaatattatttctttgaGTAAATTTCAGGTGGTCTATTTGATATCAGTGGTAGCGGTAGTTAATCAGaatacagtagattggggggaatagagactaaagttagaatagggacaaatcttgGATGTCACAATAcgtttgttgagttgttagatttaactttgatgaactgaaaatgacttttatttaatgtttaagaatattaaataatttaatttagtcatcaaagttttgtaactcactaaagatattaaaaagttaattacctaaagttaagtacctacaactaaatagtgccagccctatcgaaaaatgATTGTCCCTATTcgtaacctgattcaccccaaagccaaggtgaatcgggtcaagctagcttttttcagtttttgtgtatattttgtaatgaactatgtGTAATAAACGCATCGTATAGAAACATTTTAGCCTCCGGAACCATATAAATCtgaattttattggtatttctctaagaaaaaccattgaacATTTGTGTCGGATTTGGAAAGAGTCCCGgttccccccaatctacggtaCGATAATATGGATTCCTTAAACATAAAGTCAATATAAATTAGGTTATAGGGTAGGGTTGTAGAATTTACGTCTCCAACAAATTTGGTATAGTCTTACATTTAAAGGAGATGACAAGTCGGTGTTTCTACGGGGCGATAAAAAGACTACTATCACTTTCTGAGAATTTAGTTAATTTATGCTATTTcatttaagtaattatttatagAGGTAAGTCTGTGTACATTCGTCCACGTTCTAAGAGATTAAGAtgttttttcataataattaatagtGTAATCTCGTTACAGGAATTTTACGAAAAGCTTGTTCACATTATAGCTATAAATTTATATACTATTTTTTCAGTATTTGTAACATATTTTGTGTTGCCTAGGCTTGGGTTGCTATACATACATTTTAAGCATTATCTTATTGTCAAGAtttaagaaaaatttaaaacaatacatcTTTCGGGAAAAGAATACACAAATTCTAAAAGGTTCCAAACTGAAGGTAAGCTTGAACCCAATTGATCAAAAGTCTAAtttctaaagtattttttaaaagttttctaaaagtaataattaatttttttttataatttatttatgccCAACAGCTACAAGACCTTACAGCCTagcttaaatataatttctacgtAAAGAGTacgtaaaaaataacaatattcaaTTACATGAAAAATTTACGAAGCGAAACGACCTGAAGATTATTAATTTAAGTCTTTGAATAATTGGGATGAtgggagatataagttctaaggtctcagtatagttacaacggctaccccacccttcggaccgaaacgcattactgcttcacggcggaaataggtggggtggtggtacctacccgtgcggactcccaagaggtcctaccaccagtgaatgaaACAAAGACTCTGTAAATGATTCATATTTACTacgactttttcagtggactttttggaagaacccgagAAGCCACGCCCAGCGGCGTTGTTATATTCTCTCACATTTGTGCAATTTTGCACAATGCAAACCATtgaattacacatttaaaactgGAGAACTAAGTTAACAAAATAAtgcaattcacacaacttcgctcctcgcgttcccgccagaAATccctgttaatttttattttattttgaattgctAAACCCAATAAAAGTAAGTTTACGAGTATTCTTCGTTATTCATCCAAGAAGCAGATTATCAGATGAATCCTAGAAAATTAATTCGACGATAACTGAATTTATAGATGTTCTACTAACCTTTTACTACAAGCAGGCAAGTAAATACTCCCTCGCAGGGaacttttaaaattaagtttatttttaaggaaattatatCGATATGTAGAAAGAtctagatttaatttaaataactaattaaaattaatttctagaCTTACTAAGAATGGCAAATTATGAGGTAGATATaaatcaagttttttattttaatgaaacctAAATTCCTCTACaaatataagtaaatatttacatCTGTGCGCATGTTGACTAGTAACGTACTTTATGGAACGAGATACCGTCAGCTCGTAGTGGTATCTAAATGTTGATTGCCACGTAGGTCACCGATTCCCTATGTGACGCACTGAAGTAACTATatcgtatttttaaataatctttggCAGTTAAGTTTTTATGAAATCAATTACacaacaattaaatatttaacaaatttagaTGATAGCTGTTAAGAAAGGACGCAAACTTTACGTGCCTGTTCGGTATGTTTCCGGCGCGCTTTGATTTTGCACTGTGCACGTCAATGTTACAAAGAACAAAATGAAGTCATTCAAATTGATGTAAATCTCTTTATTTTGACGCAAACGTCCAAGAAACTTATTGAACAGGCGCTGAGCTAAATGAGAAAACTCTAGATGCATAGTTGCGACAACAGTTCAGTTGCAATAGTGTTCTTCGCTAGTGATGCGACATAGCTGACAGTCGACTCGGCAGCACCAGTGGTACCGACAGTGGCAGCGCTCCAGGCGCGTCCCCCGCACCGCCCGCCTCCCCCGCCCGCAACACAGACGCCCGCACCCCCCCGCCGCACTGCCCAGCGAAGCGTTACAAGACCTGCATGAACGGATTTTTAAGATAAATTTGCTTACATAAAAGTtacgaacaataacattcaaaCCGTTGCGACGGTTTATCCAGCAATTTcgtccgctcggtggaagatcttttctTTGTCGTTACTCCCAAAGCTTTATGTATCTTCGGTGGATTCACATATCCCTATACTGTCTCTTGGTTAGTTAAACATGTACCCTGTTAATTCATTAAATCTATTGGTGTTATTTTAAATGCTAAAATGCATATATTAGTGTGTTCTTCTGTCACATAACCAAACCGACATTATTATTTGCATAAAGAGAAAATTTATCTGACATCAGTAACATTTCAAACAGAAAAAACGCCATTGACTAGTGATttggaaactttttttttattgcccttgtaggcagacgagcacacggcccacatgatgatgagtggttaccgtcgcccatggacttcagtaatgccaggggcagagccaaaccgctgcctaccgcttaatactctccacaagcctcgtttgaagaaggaaactTATCTCAAACTTAACACGAATTAGTACATAGTTAGTTGACACACCTGCCATGCGTGCCCAACGAGCCAGCGGCTGAGTCGGGCTCGCAGTAGTCGGGGCTGGGCGTGACGTAGCGCAGGCGCGGCTTGGCGTGACGCGCGGCGTGACGGCGCGGGCGCAGCGGGCCAGCACGTGCCGCTTCGCCCGCCAGCGCGGCCGCCACACGCGACAGCGGCGGCAGGGCGCGCCAGCACGTGCGCACCGAACACGACCCCGACACGCCGTGACATGTACACTTGGTACGCATGCCGCTAGATACGGCCTGTCGAATATCACACGGATTCTCTTAAGTACCCGTATAAAACAGTAAGCATTGTTGAGATATACTCATATTGTATCTACctctttaataaatttcattaaaaaaatactaaaaaatatttaatacgcTTAACCTGTTTATATAAGGTTATGgaatattatttagtaatttttttcaaaagacCAAAGGAACCTTAATTTTACATATACCATACAATTATATTTTCGATTGTATTTCTTTTAACATCTTTTGCACTAGCAACATTACCAATAACAATTTGATATGAGTTGCGTATATCTTAATTGAAATTGCCGAGAATATAATATCTAATGTAATAAACAGAATTATTTAGTACAAGTAGATTCAAGACAAATATTCTCGTTGTCACGTATAAATACGAGGTTAATGATGTACTTACTTTCCGTCCGAATCTTCCATTTATCAAATTCGCTGCGGCGATTAGGGGACGTAGCCTTTCAAGTCGAGTCCTTAAATCTACTTGCGGGTCAAAGCGGGGGTCGTCAGCTGCCATCCGATATTCGATGTTTCGATATCTGGAACCTCTGTCTTCAAATTCGTATCTGTcatagaaattttattaaatcacgtTGATAAATACTTAAACatcaaaactaatatttttcttattttttattgcttagatggatggacgaactcatagcccacctggtgttaagtgattactgaagcccatagacatctacaatgtaaatgcgccacccaccttgagatataagttctaagatctcagtatagttacaacggctgccctacccttcagacccaaatgcaatactgcttcacggcagaaatgggcagagtggtggtacctacccgcgcggactcacaagatcctaccttcttcttctcagtcgttcactcctggcggagtggtcgtggttacataagtcttaatatttggttgcggcttttgagagacttctccatctttctctatttgtggcggtacgtgtacactcagtaagggaacacttcgtagaaaacttaaccaagtctgtccaccttgtgggtgatcggccgcgagagcgttgaccgtctactcttccttgaaccactaaacgttccaatgacctttcattacgaatgatatgtccaaacatattaaggattcgcaattgcacaatcgacgaaagcctttgtttgatttggagctCTTTGAGGATGGATACATTAGTGCGGTAAGCAGTCCATTTTACCCTCAGCAAGCGTCTCCAGCACCCCATCTCAAGGGCGTCAATCTTTTTACGACATTTTTGATGGATCGTCCATGTTTCTGCTCCATATAGGAAAATAGGAAATATTAAGCACCTCATTTAAGAACTTTGGTGTTTTTAGTTATACGGCGATCTTTCCATATTTTTGTGAGCTTTTCCACGGCTGACGTGTCACGGgtcaggtcctaccaccagtagaaataataattgaagCGATATACATTCATTAGCCATAAACTGAGAATAACGTCAAAAttcgtttattaataatttgcgGTCCGTCGATACCACAGTGATGTCGTATACAATGAATCGGCCAACAGCCAATCACACCACAGTAGTGTCGTAAGCACATCTTCGAAATTTCATGAAATTAGGGGAATAGGACTGAGAACTTACGAGACCTAACGATGAGATTAGTAAAACTCAACAATTTCCCGATAATGTCAAGAAAGGCCGGCAAAAAGTCAAGTAATCCGAATTAGCGTTGCCGACGTCAAGCGAATAAATTTTTACGAGATGTGCGGGCGGCAAAGTATTAAGATTACGATTAAGATTAGAACTACCAGAATTCATAGATATTACGACGTGAAAGCCgccgtccaccttgagacatgttgGTAGAGAccccaattgtattgtataacggctgtcccacccttcaaaccggagcTAATGATTTCTCTACTCCTACGAGCTCGTGATGTTTCCTATCAACAATAATGTTGATTAATAATCGCTATGTGATGGTATAATACAAAGCTATTTACGCAGAGATAAACTTTTaagttgaataattaattatacctaATACATTGTTACGAAGTTTGAATCGGTTTCTTGTATATTATAATCCtattgataattaaaataattacttaaaattaaaactttactggtggtaggacgacttgtgagtccgcgcgggtaggtaccatcatcctgcctatttctgccgtaaagcagtaatgcgtttcggtttgaatacttgacatcttagaacttacatctcaaggtgggtggcgcatttacgttgtagatgtgtatgggctccagtaaccacttaacaccatgtgggctgtgagctcgtcgacccatctaagcaataaataaaaatgcaataaaatacgACATAGGCAAACCTTGGTCTTGGTCTGAACCGTTTCCGTGTGGGTCTGCCACGTCGGGGAGAGCGTGGGAGGCGCTTCCGTCCTCGTCGACCCTTTCTTCTAACTTTCGCAGATTCAGTAGTGTTTTCAGCAGCTGGCTGATCATCCACCAATATCACTATCGGCGGTATTGTTGTCGTCTCAAATGTAGTTGTAGTTGGCAATTCTGTTGTAGTTTCCGTTTCAAAAAAGTCTTCGATTTTTCCATCTCGCACGTCTATCTCGTGCATATCAAGAAATTGCTtagaaaatctaaaaataaaatattatttaaaactactatactaaataaaagagaaaattcaataaattgattaattgGTATGTAATAAATTCGATTGAATTCATCGGTGGAAGGAAGTGTTACCTATGTTCCAGTATGCTTTTTATTTTCGACCCAACAACGTTACAACACGTTGTTGGGTCCGTATGGGCTCCTgttaccatttaacaccaggtcggcctAGTGTTTGTTCAATGTTTAAGCAAATACTTATACAAAGTCTCGCATGTATTACATAATAGCTGTTCTTAAATCAGAAAAACTCATCACCTCACGATAGAAACAAGCTTATACATACCTACTACCTGCACGAAATTACGAAACACATCCACCATTGCAAAGAATGTTACGGAGACTACATCCCATTGACATCGTCactaaattacttaaaaattcACTGAGCTCATCTGAATATTGACGTTATTTAAAAAGACGCATACCTCTCAGCCCATTGGAAGTTATCACCGCAACCGCCCCATTTAAATCTAGCGTACGGTTCAGCGGGAGACAGTTGTGCTTGTCTCGGTGGGCGGGGTGGAGCCCGTGGCGGAGATGCACAGGAACAGGCAGGTAAAGAGCCCGCAGCGCAGGCCCTGGCCAAGGACCAAGCCAAGGCAGCTGCTGACATCGCATACACGTAGGCCTGCTCGCGAGTACCTGCAATGAAATTATCAAAGGACATACATAATTTGAGAGTctgtttgaagtgaaacttctaatgcgacttccaacaaggttgcgttaaacgtttaacgctaacatactagaaagagacagagcgagagtgaatgcgtggcactcgaatgCATACGcatagtatacctgttacaggccagcgcgagcgttaacAAAGAgaagcgtccaatattttaaatgatgtatgtatttaaaaaaaatatatgtatttatttttctatctataatttaaaatatcatctcttatacacagcattccctattacaaaagcaatctgatttaaggatgaaaaatgaagaaaaccacaatactacacatcgaaaaagaagtttcacttcattcacgtgcaccaagttgcacgtgcaccgttttttattttacctacTTTTTTGTAATTGCTATTTTTGTTATCACTATTAGAGAACGAGCCCACAGTCATCttagtgttgtttttttaatttttttattacctaccacAGACcccctggtgctaagtggttactggagcccatagacatccacaacgtaaatgcgccactcaccttgagatgtaagttctaaggtctcaagtatagttacagtcacaacggctactctacctttcaaaccgaaacgcatcactgcttcacggcagaaataggcagggtggtggtacctacctgcgtggactcacaagaggtcgtaccaccagcgACCCAGCTTGAGAAACAGGGTCGAAGTCACAGTCGTGTTATATAACAGCTGTCCCACTCTTTAAACCGGAATACATTATTGCTTTGCGACAAATACAGACAGATTGATTGT encodes:
- the LOC101744696 gene encoding protein Wnt-11b; the protein is MRYFVFYVCIIFFVFLPTSSKAIRWLALHESQGNWTENDCLESRRSGVLWSEQSRACRRHHSAMPHVAAAARLARSACLAAHAGERWNCSSIELAPKFTPDLLTGTREQAYVYAMSAAALAWSLARACAAGSLPACSCASPPRAPPRPPRQAQLSPAEPYARFKWGGCGDNFQWAERFSKQFLDMHEIDVRDGKIEDFFETETTTELPTTTTFETTTIPPIVILVDDQPAAENTTESAKVRRKGRRGRKRLPRSPRRGRPTRKRFRPRPRYEFEDRGSRYRNIEYRMAADDPRFDPQVDLRTRLERLRPLIAAANLINGRFGRKAVSSGMRTKCTCHGVSGSCSVRTCWRALPPLSRVAAALAGEAARAGPLRPRRHAARHAKPRLRYVTPSPDYCEPDSAAGSLGTHGRSCNASLGSAAGGCGRLCCGRGRRAVRGTRLERCHCRYHWCCRVDCQLCRITSEEHYCN